TCGAGAAATGTCAAAGAACTCTTCTTCCACACATCTCCTCTCCTGCGATGGTTCAAGAAATCACGTGATTTGAAAAGATAAATTCAAAACTGTAGAGAGGGGATGGGTTAATAAGTACTGTTTATTTGGAAAGCTGCCACCTGTTCCAATAATCATCGATACGTCTGATTAGCTTATTCCCAAACCGAGTGCGAAAACACCCGATCGTGTTCCCTCTAAAagagtgaaaaaagaaaatggttaattttttaaagaaaaactgttTCATTCACATATTTCAGTAACGCAAAACTGGCTAAGCTCTATGCCGTAAACTGAAAAGAGAAGACCGAATGACAGAACTCTTGATGTCATTTTATTGGAAATCGACGAGTTGTAGTACGTGTCAGAGTTATCTTCTATTGACACGATCATAAATCGGTCATTCAACGAaaatatgctgttggaaagttATCGGTCGGTTACGTTTGTCAGGCTTTTCATGGTCAGACTGTTTATTTTCGGAGTCGAAATTTTTGAATGTGCTCTGAATCAAGGAAATGTCATTCACGTCACAGAGCCGGGAGAAAGTGATATTTGGATATCAGGGCAAACATCTTATCCCATTGCCTGGACTCAGTCAAAAAATTCCTTTAAATGGAACATAGCACTCTTGGACGAGAAGCGAAACAAAGTCACGGACATCTCGGAGGGATTAAGTGAGTTTAACGAGTTGAAGATGATACATCACTGGCTCATTCCACAAAGCATTCAGAGTGGATATTATAGAATTGAAATTTGCGACAGTGGTTCTCCTAGCGATTGTGGTAGCAGTAATAGTTTCTCCATAAGAAATAAAGAAGGTAAGAGGAAATCAAGCGAGATCAAAGTTGTACGATTTCTAAtagatgagaaaatttaaatttataatatttcaAAGCCCTTTTTTAGCCCAGTATGAGCTTTCCTCAGTGAAAAACAGGAGACTAATCAAACTGCAGAGGACATATGGTAGTAAGAAACTTTTCGGTGAGATCTTACAAGAAAATGTAACAACAAAGGACCATTTATTATTTATACGCCATTCATTTTCTCAGTTTCATTCACGTGTTTTAATCCCTCGATCACTCACTCTATTTGGTAATTCACAcagaatttcaaatttacctaaTTATGGAGGATTATACATCTATTTATGcgtgaactttatttatgttTACATTTTCAACCTGCAGCTGTACATATAGTAACAGGCCGGAAAAGTTCACCATTACATTTTATCAAATACAGTTGCACACGACTGTGGTTACTGGGAGCTAATTAAAGGGGCAGCTTtacggttttgcgcatgtccaagctttggcgctagcagttgtaaactttACGGTTTCTTACTAACCAGTTGATGTTCATTAATCACAGAGAGTATTAaacaaatacactgaatgactgaggcccaaatttggtgggaGCTACTGCGGgtttacaaagaaaatatcaaatttcGTTTTCACcatcgaatttattgtacgggtcgaacATTTTATCCTACGCAGGAGTTATTCATTGGCATGattcgcatgcagtaggttcataacactaaggaaatgattgcaaaagtaattccaatggGTAATTCCACTTCTATGGCATTGCTTCCTTTTCCTGCATctgtgctttcgattgtttcaataacaatggaatttaAAAGTCTGACGTGAGCCACGGATTTGCAACCGGAAGTTCGCAGTTTTCCTCTTTAACTTGTCTTAACACTGCCACATATATTCATATTGTGAAGTATCTTTTCACTGttagcaagtttcaatcgagtgtcgtaaaaccaaaaccaaagtaattacttttgccaatcaaaaaggacggagacaatccagaaaACTAATCAaacctcgaagtaattacacgtggccgacacaaagcgcgggaaaatgtgcacgcgtgagccacgattggtttcggtTTCCCTTCTAAttgtttgaaaaaatggcgcgagaactttgaaccaatcactgagtgaagtaatgcaaaaccaaagcaattcgctaattactttcgacactcaattgaaaaccgctctatagacAATTGGGTTAATTATCTGGTTTCATCGCattacaattttaaattatgGTGCTAGGCAGCCTTCCGTTTTAAGCCTTCAGCATGCATTTAAAAATAGCTAGGTTACAGTAAAAACGAATAGTCAACCACTCTTCACGCTGCAAAACATCATGAGATGTCATATCTTTcggtaaattgaaaataactctaGCCGCTCTACAATGTAGCCTTTCTAAAGAGTCTAGAATATCGGAGTTGCAACAGGCACCCCATAAAATAAGGCCATGGTTCACGCTGGAAAAAATAACCCTAAAATAAAAATCCTGATGCATTTTTCTTGGCAGAAACCTTAGCTCAGCGAatcgtgtttgataaaatttgaaggtcatcaaacattcgataaaacaacttaaaacattatCTTTTGATGGGCGAAGTTTTGTTCCTTTGGCCAGcggtatcaaacatgtttggcgcgTGCATGCGTACTCGGCTTGCTCAGCCGCTTGTATCCACGTGTTTTACGTATTTGTGACCCATAGTTCCTTGTTTGCGGAGTTTGAGCTGACTTAGATGAAACATCTTTTAATCATTTGGCCACTCTCTTCAACATCAGCacgtttggtcaccaaacaatgtttgatgttgtttaaacgccAGACATTTCCCGTTTGTCCAATCCCATACGGCAAACGGTAAACCTCAATCTGAAATTTGCTATCTataaaatgggccatttccgagttgctgtttgcctcggtttcgaagtgagtcttggtgctcaaccattgaaagggaaatgagtttgatttgcataagaatacgcaactcatttccatttgaatggttgtgcaccaggactcgctttgaaactgaggcatgcagcaactcggaaataggctattcaaagaaatttgttttcttcagaCCCATTTCTTGATGGACTGTTATCACGTGTCGGTCAACCTCTCAAACGAGAGAGACAAGCTAGAATAGGAAAATTTAGGTCTTTAATACAAACAGCCGCCTTTCGTTTGCTGTTTTACGTAAACACGACGCTCAGTCTCCCTAAAGCGTCCTGAAACCTTGGAAAACGATATGCACGTTCCTTATGATAAACTACTTgatgtcacgaagtgtccccttacgTCTCTCGTCATCTTCCACATCATTTGGCTCCAGACATATAACTGATTTCTCCCTCTAACGTTTCTACTTACGTTAACGTAAGTCATCAGTGAAGATAACATTGATTAACCGGAAAACAACCCATGCCTAACGCAAcattgttcccagggtctccattgggGTCTCTTTCCTCATCTACAAAGAGGCCCTGGAAACGAGTTGATGGCGTTCAGTCTTCAAATGATGTGACACTTCGTGATTTCTATGAGGAATTAAGCTAGCATCTTCTTTGTTGCTGATCTGGGGAAAAATGGTTGATAATTCCTTGGATTACTCAAACCGTATAGTTCATAATTTCAGCTTCTAGgaactacaataaaatacaaactaCAACACATAAGCCCAACCTACTTCTGAGATGACATCCAGTAGATTAGTTCTCAAAACGTTGATTACCACAGCTGCAGGTTAGCAGAAATATGTAAAAAAACAGGCCTAGGTCAGCCAGAAAACGGGTTAGCATTAATCCGTTGACAAAATGTCCCAGAAAGAAAGCGAACTTTACACGTGTTGTAATGTTACTAATCCCTAATGAAATGATGTCAACCAAGGAATCAATTAACAGGATGAAATCAATTATCTGACTCAGTATTTCTTTAACAAAACAGTTATtaatcttatttatttatttacctaGCTCAAAAAGACAAATTTTACAGAACGAGTTATTGTACGCTCTTGTGGAAGGGCAAGATAAAGTTACCTGATAATACGCCTAGTAATAAGTTTTTAAATTTGATTCCTACAAACTACAAATACATAGgtaaaatacaaggaaaggttacgtttatacaaacgttggccgtgaagcacttatattttaaacagagttaactgaatagagtgtaatgtgtagtgctagagTCTATATATGGGATAGAAACTCTtgcactacacattacactctattcagttaactttgtttaaaatataagtgcttcacggccaacgtttgtataaacgtaacctttccttgtacttgtacatgttcattgccgtgactttaacatcttcagttcccacggcctgctcccgtctgaccttgtatctccgtcggtagagcggcggagatctaacccgaaggtcgtgggttcaatacccaccctggtcagagtttttctctgtccttgtgtgggcccatttccatcagtagggctaacgctcacatggttcatatgggatagaaactctagcactacacattacactctattcagttaactctgttcataggtaaaatatatatgtaattataataaagtGACGATATTGTGTTCATAGCTAGAAGTTTCAGTACTGAACAAAGTACTTCCCAACGCTGatttttgctttgctttcttAGTAGACGTGACTGATCACCAAATACCAAAATACAGACCTAAACACTACTATGCATGATACAACGCAATAGAGTTAGTTTTCATCTCTTGTAGGAAGATCTTCAAAAACGTGGCCATCTTCGTTCGGCGTGACCACTATACCGTTAATGTAGCCTGCTCCAGgttcccagatagtcgggaaaacggaAACAACTGCccgtgaaaagcgagtgggggcttggatAGAGGCGAGCCGCCTCTCCTTGACCCAAGccccactcatttttcgcacgcaCTTTCACGTTCTTTCAGATCTAAGATCACCCAACGAGATCGGTTCCGATGTATTCTCGCCTTTGCAAGCTCCCCAAGCAACGTTCTCCCAAACCAACGACTCGGACAAGCGAACAAAAGACGCGGAGGAGTTCCTCTTTCCTCACGAGCTTCGACGACGGAAACGCTTGcggcaacaacaactttatttcgaGCACATGACTGAGCAGATCAAAGAACAGCGTGAGACAGAATGCACGATTGAACGTGTCCACCAGCCAACTAAAGAGACATTCGTGGAGAATTACATGAATAGAGGGAAGCCTGTCATCTTGACGGGGATGATGGACAGCTGGGACGCCATGAAATCTTGGGATTTTAAACAACTTGGTAATATTAAGATAATCGTAAAAACGATTAGGTCGCCAACATACCTGGGAAGCCTTTCTTCTATATTCTAAAAAGCTGCACAGTGGACTATTCTACCCTTTATTTCACTTCAAATATCAGTATCAACGAAATACCATTTTTGATAACCCTAAAGTTTTAATTGCTTTTTAATTAAGGCCTCTGAGAAGTGCTGTAACTGCTATACAGTgtctttcaaagaaaacaactacCACTTATTTGAACCCCGTTTCTTTCTCCCTGTGCAATAATCAGGTCTTTTTAttcgtttgcgtgacaaaacacgactgcctcagaaaagcgggccgctcCACTGATTTATGAAGGAACTGCTTGCAGTCTAACTGTAACAGCGGTGCATTGTCAACGGACCAATCCGAAATTCCCGTTGCTGGTGCAATGGGAAATTCTGAACGCGTCGGTTACTGCAACAGGTGCAGTCCGTTTTTTCTCTCCTCCTCCCAAGCTTCCCTCGGTCTTTTTATtagtttgcgtgacaaaacacgactgcctcagaaaagccGGGCCGCTCGCCTGATTATACCTCTCCCCCCAAACAATTCTGAGGGATGACTCGGTTCTTTTCCTGCTTCTTTGTAAACAACATCCATTGCTTTGGGTGGGGAAGGGGGAGAGGAGGGTGTTGGTGGACGAATCTTGAGGTACGTCTCAACGATTTTTGTCCTGGATTGTGGAATCATGCCTCATGCCAACACATAACCGTCCACAAGTCTTTGCATTTTTTCTGTAGGGATGATCCTAACAAAAGGCGTCAAAGTGGATATATTGGAAGGTCTGACACCATATTCACTGTGGAATGAATATCGAAGTCGTCACACTGATATGCACAAGAAGCCTTCAAAAGTGCATATGAACAATTTTGAAGAGATTTATCCAGAGTTACTCAGTGCATTCCGTTTTCCGGAATTCTATCAAGATTATATGGAGGTACACTGAAGATGTACATGTGTTGGAGAAAATGCGTCAACAATTTAAAACCAAGAGAAAAAAGTTATGGGggagaatgaaatgaaaatgattaAAGAAAAGAGAGCGGAGGATAAGACAAAAGAGTGTTATaacaaatatttaatttaaaaattaaagcttCCTTGCGATAAGGGATTCGTTTCTGGAATGTTCAGAATTTTTTAGCGCGAATGTCAGGGAAATATATCTCTTTGTATCTTCAAGTGAAGACGGTGTCAAGGCATAAAAATTTGCTATTACCGATATGTTGTTCTTTCGGAGCTCGTAAACTTGTTGAAAGACCAGATTTCTAAAATAAGCAGATAGTATTTTGACAATTGGCTATTCTGGCATGGGAAGTTAtggggactttcgagaaacgggtccctcgTCTGTAGAGCATATATGAGTTATTGCTATTAGGTCCAAGAACCCTACACTTGAACGTGTTGTTAACTTACCAAATGCTTGCCCTACTGGTTAGTCCAGTAACGGTGGTTGGGTTATGCATCatacaaaaaaggaaaggaactttatttaagagtctagtcgttctagtgctggagcactaatttggggacactgtaaactgaaattaacaattaacacaacaagtcaaatgttggtttttgaggagaggggaaaccagagtttctggagaaaacctctcggtagagtagagaaccaacaaactcaacccacatgtgacgccgattctgggaatcgaacccggagaccacattggtgggaggcaagtgctctcaccactgcgccgtCTTTGAACAAAATACCGTTTTACAGTTTCAATACGTTATAGATCGATCGCTACTAGTGTTAGGATTTAAATGATAAgtattccatgagcccgcgtTGGATATAAGATGATGAGGTTGTACATAGCAGAGTTAGTAGAGGGGTTACCGTTAGGGTTATCTCTGCTTATAGCCAATCCTATGTCCTAGGCGGGATCATAAGACATGTGAGCTGATTACCGATTACTAAGCGAGTGTACCAATCAGAAATACAGAAACGCAGTATTCGAGGttgataattatttttacttttaagTAGGTTGTAGATGAAGACATTCGTCCAGTCCGGCTTTCGTTTGAGATGGCACCAAGGAGATCAGGCTTTCACTGGAGGGTGGAGTCCATAAATGCTTCAGTATGGAGTGCTTTgattcttggaagaaaacgatGGGGACTTTATCCTCCTTCTCAATACTTTGTTCCAGGTGTGTTAAACCACCTTTAATGAATACCGCCCGGATCCTGAGACAAGTTTTGGATTGCTGAGGCTGCTTGTTGCAGCTTGCGCCAGAACTtccagcaataataataataataataataataataatgataataataataataacctggtttggcaagctagatgtacctgacttccttggaagtgtacaattatcggccatccttggaactgctcacctgtTGCGGAAAGTGTTGTGTCTCTAAGCTACGGGAGTTGCTGAGACACAAACATTACCAAGTAGAACACTCGACAACTAGAGAGAaccgaataataataataataataataataataataataataataataataataatgctgtCCGCGCTCTTGAACAAATAAAAATTGCTCCACCAAGAATCATTCGTCTTCTATTTCGCATTTTCAGGTGTCGTTAGCAATGATCATCGATCCCAAGACTCTCAGAAGTCAGAATCCTTCCTATGGTGGGCTCACACTTTGCCGCATTTGATGGAGGATTACAAACCGTTTGAATGCTCGCAGAGACCGGGTGAAATATTTTACATCCCCTCTGGGTGGTGGTGGAGCAATGTCAACATGGATGACTCCATTACTTTGCAGGTCAGTATTGTCTGTGAAGACTACATAGGTTTCGATGTGTCCTAAACTAAATTGAACCAGAGTGAAAGAATTGGTAACAAATTCCAACTGTTACTTTGGTTTGATAACCGAATGTAACTTTGAAAGACATTATTCAGGACCGGGTCTTAAATGGGAACTTTCGAAggtattcattttttttcaaaccattgacgcaagaacgacgacgacgacttcGAGAACGccacttaacaattagacccgtagcccttgcgggctacgccgaatgggctattgacccgtggcccttgagggcgaagggtctaattgttttagtatcacccaactagtcggacagaaaaggcaataaccaaattagcaaatgcaagttgaagaaatatttatttgggaataaaacgaaaggaagcgtcacgcttttcgctactcgaggactattactgatagtcctctagtagcgtagccaatcaaaatgcaggatttgcattagtccactagttgggtgatactaaaaaacaatagctctaatgagcaaaaacaaaagctctgctCGCCCTGCccttgcatttttcattttggtacGTTTCTTTGCTGTCCTCGTCCTGAAAACGACGTGAATTTAAGTGTCCTGAACGTTAACTCTAATAAACTGAATGACATGAATCACTTTTTCGGAATCAAGTTCTCCCAAACATGCCTCAAATCATGACCCTTGCAAAATTCCCAACCAATCTTATCTTAGTTCACTAGTTTAACAAAAGATATGTCAAGTATAGATAATTTGATTATATTGTCTATTTTATTGTTACCGTAGTTTATTAACTGGATAAGAATCTATAAGCAAGTGCACTTATTCTTTTTTATTGATCGTTTATTGCTTGCTAAGACTTGTGatcttattttaaattttgcaaGTGGTTGGTGTGTTTTTACCGACCtaataaagatgatgatgaggataTAAATATATTAACGGATAAATCAATTCAACCattaatcaattaatcaatcaatcaatcaatcacttcaatcagtcagtcaatcaaacAGTTAATCAGTCAGTAAGTTACtttgtaaaaaataaaacacatgGCTCTCTCTCCAATGCAGAAATCTGTGTGTGATGAAACAAATATCCGCGCATGCATGGATGAGCTAAAGGAATTGGCCGACAGTACTCCAGATAATTTCTATGGTGACGCTTTCATTCAGTTACGTCATTTTTTCACAAAGCACAACCCAGGACTTCTCACGGACGATGACCGAGAATTTAGGTCTCCAATCAAGGGCCTTGGCAAACCTTTCAATGAACTTGGACAAGATCACCTTGAATACGTGTGGAAGGTGAGAATACTATCAGGGTACATCTCGCGAATTATAAATGATCCCAAAACGTTCGCGTTTCAAgcaaatagggagcttaagcacgcacgtttttgagacgcggacggcaaacggaagagaaaatttcgcgcgctaggacagtggtgtctcccagattttataCTAACTAtatctaatggagaaaagatacttggcaatgtaaatgtggtttgtgtgaagacaaattaaaaaggaaaacagctcacttacggttgccgtccgcgtctcaaacacGCGCatacttaagctccctaatgttccATTTAAGTCTACATGTTTTCTACGTGATATTCGGCCAGTATTGATTAATTTACTAGAACaaagatttttatttttcaatgttgactcgGGTATACTCGGAGAAAATAGACCCCTCCACGGtttttgacgccatcttggctggggggtaaacacggctaaatttacagtaaatgtatgggattttggccgattTTCAACTGCTGTAGCGCTGataaaaagagacagatttccaacttttgccacttctttaaatagttttattgatatcattcattcacggaaaataaggccattaggAGGGTATGACGTCCGCAAATTCGAACAATAAATCTTCTCATTTTGATTCTAATTTCGCCGGCAATTTGCCGTGATGATTTTAGAAGAGTTTGTATGAAATCTTAAAACttcgtttatggtcgttgtagcctgaatctgttctttttatttcatgaaaataatctcagtataaatgtcttttagAAGAGGCTTTCACTGTGGAAATCCGTCTCATTTTAGCGGCGCTAGAGTGGTTCAAAGTcagccaaaatcccatacatttactataaatttagccgtgtttgccccgcagccaagatggcgtcaaaaaccgtggaagggtctttCTGAGTGCTTCTTTGCAGGACGAGTCGAACCTACTGCCTttcgattactagttcggatgctcaaCACCGAGCTATACAGGAGAATCTCTTTCAGTTCCATGGCGAATATGCTCCCTTTCGACAAGTTAGATCCATGCAGTGTGGTGGGACAACTGTCGcatgaacctagtttaatgaCCTGACGCCCGCGAGTCTCTTATAggtcagtggtagagcatccgaactagaaATCgtaaggtcgtaggttcgacttctgcaaagaagcactcgagttttttccgagtatcctcgGGTCAACATCGGAAAATAAATCTCTTCCATGATTTCATTCACCGGGGTTATCATTTTTCGTTAACTTCAATACAAACACGCAGATACCACTGTAAACTGAATATTAAAAGAGAAGGCCAGAACAAGCAAACTAAACTGGGGTAAAACTGGAGTTTGTGAATCAATAATTAATTGGTATCCTTTAATAGATATTGTGTTTTAGTTTGATGCACACTACTTATCCCTGACATTGGCTGCGGTCACATCTGGGCTACTAACTATTGTTAAGACGGGGATAACTATAGTTGGCTATTTCGGTAATGTGACCGCTTCTCTGTTCGCTCTAACTATAGCTGGAAAATTTACGCCTCGGTGATCCAAAACAATATAGACTAACTGTATAGTTAT
The Montipora capricornis isolate CH-2021 chromosome 10, ASM3666992v2, whole genome shotgun sequence genome window above contains:
- the LOC138022100 gene encoding bifunctional arginine demethylase and lysyl-hydroxylase PSR-like isoform X2, encoding MLLESYRSVTFVRLFMVRLFIFGVEIFECALNQGNVIHVTEPGESDIWISGQTSYPIAWTQSKNSFKWNIALLDEKRNKVTDISEGLSEFNELKMIHHWLIPQSIQSGYYRIEICDSGSPSDCGSSNSFSIRNKEDLRSPNEIGSDVFSPLQAPQATFSQTNDSDKRTKDAEEFLFPHELRRRKRLRQQQLYFEHMTEQIKEQRETECTIERVHQPTKETFVENYMNRGKPVILTGMMDSWDAMKSWDFKQLGMILTKGVKVDILEGLTPYSLWNEYRSRHTDMHKKPSKVHMNNFEEIYPELLSAFRFPEFYQDYMEVVDEDIRPVRLSFEMAPRRSGFHWRVESINASVWSALILGRKRWGLYPPSQYFVPGVVSNDHRSQDSQKSESFLWWAHTLPHLMEDYKPFECSQRPGEIFYIPSGWWWSNVNMDDSITLQKSVCDETNIRACMDELKELADSTPDNFYGDAFIQLRHFFTKHNPGLLTDDDREFRSPIKGLGKPFNELGQDHLEYVWKKYFEDEKDNSAEDSSDNEPHKK
- the LOC138022100 gene encoding bifunctional arginine demethylase and lysyl-hydroxylase PSR-like isoform X1, which gives rise to MLLESYRSVTFVRLFMVRLFIFGVEIFECALNQGNVIHVTEPGESDIWISGQTSYPIAWTQSKNSFKWNIALLDEKRNKVTDISEGLSEFNELKMIHHWLIPQSIQSGYYRIEICDSGSPSDCGSSNSFSIRNKEDLRSPNEIGSDVFSPLQAPQATFSQTNDSDKRTKDAEEFLFPHELRRRKRLRQQQLYFEHMTEQIKEQRETECTIERVHQPTKETFVENYMNRGKPVILTGMMDSWDAMKSWDFKQLGMILTKGVKVDILEGLTPYSLWNEYRSRHTDMHKKPSKVHMNNFEEIYPELLSAFRFPEFYQDYMEVVDEDIRPVRLSFEMAPRRSGFHWRVESINASVWSALILGRKRWGLYPPSQYFVPGVVSNDHRSQDSQKSESFLWWAHTLPHLMEDYKPFECSQRPGEIFYIPSGWWWSNVNMDDSITLQKSVCDETNIRACMDELKELADSTPDNFYGDAFIQLRHFFTKHNPGLLTDDDREFRSPIKGLGKPFNELGQDHLEYVWKKYFEDEKDASAEDSSDNEPHKKG